caaaacccccaaatttccccccaaaatccccaaaattctgatttttttgttggcAGGTGAACGGCACCGAGGGGGAGATGGAATACGAGGAGATCACTCTGGAGAGGGtgagagccccaaaatccccaaaaatctccccaaaatctgccccacatccacctgggaaccccaaactCGGAAttgggagccccaaaatcccccaaaatcggCCCAAAAATCCAactgggaacccccaaaattcaccaaaatgaGCCCAGAAATCCTTGAAAACTCCTCCTGGAAATGCCCAAAATTCTTTGGGAGTTCCCAAAATCCACTGGGAATCCTAAAAATCCACACGGGACCCTCAGAAATTCCCgaatcagccccaaaatccacctgggacccccaaaaaaccccaaaattctctttttttttttggttgtttttttaggaatttttatgggattttcgaggtttttggggtttttaaaggTCTGGCTGTTCTGGGGCTTTTGggggcggattttggggttttttggggtatttcagGTTTTacaggaccccaaaatccatctgggacccccccaaaaaaaaaaaaacccaaaatttccatgttttggttggtttttttagggattttttgcgTTTTTTAGggtctggctgctctgggggttttgggggtgggttttgggggattctcGGGGTGTTTTGGCTCTAacaggaccccaaaaccccgcaGGGGAACTCGGGCTTGGGGTTCAGCATCGCGGGGGGCACCGACAACCCCCACGTCGGGGACGACCCCGGGATCTTCATCACCAAAATCATCCCCGGGGGCGCCGCTGCCCAGGACGGGAGGCTCAGGTGagaaatgaccccaaaatctcccaaaattaccccaaaattgggttcaggacccccaaaaaccccaaaatccaccccagaaCCTCCAAAATCcaccaacaaaaaccccaaaatccacctaaAACTCCCTAAAAACCATCCTGGGATGGGCAGCTCAGGTgagaaatcaccccaaaattaccccaaaattgggTTCAGGatcctcaaaaaccccaaaaaccccccaaatccaccccaaaatcatccccgGGGGCGCCACCACACCGGATGGGCGGCTCAGGTGAGAAATGAACCAAAATTAcaccaaaatcaccccaaattccccccaaattcacccaaaaagGCCCCAAACCGCCCTGAAACTTCCTGAAATGCCCAAAATTTTTCTCAAAAATCCCTGATTTCGCCCCAACCCAGGGTCAATGACAGCATCCCGTTTGTGAACGGGGCTGAGCTTTGGGAGGTGcccccaaaacggccccaaaacccccccaaagtgacccaaaaccaccctgaaatcccccaaaatccccaaaaaatccccaaaaatctcagattttttcccaaaaatccgtgattttttcccaaaacccGCGGATTTTGCCTCGACCCAGGGTCAATGACAGCATCCTGTTTGTGAACGAGGCCGGCGTGCGGGAGGtgcccccaaaactgccccagaaTCTCCCTTAGAACTGCCCCAAAACAGCTCAAAACCGCCCAGacaaccccaaaaatccgggtttttttcccaaaagcccctgtttttcccccaaaccagGGTGAACGACAGCATCCTGTTCGTGAACGAGGCCGACGTGCGGGAGGTGCCGCACTCGGCGGCCGTGGAGGCGCTCAAGGAGGCCGGCGCCGTGGTGCGGCTCTACGTGATGAGGAGGAAGGTCCCGGCCGAGAGGGTGGTGGAGGTCAAGCTCATCAAAGGGCCCAAAGgtaccccaaaaaaaaccccaaattcaccccaaaatcccaaaaacctgAAACCCCTCTGTAATCCCTCAAATCTGCCtcaaaatccagcccaaaaatccaccccaaagtCCGTGACACctaccccaaaatccaccccaaaaatccctgaaatccaccccaaaaatccaccccaaagtCTGTGACATctaccccaaaatccagcccaaaaatccaccccaaagtCCGTGACACctaccccaaaatccaccccaaaaatccctgaaatccagcccaaaaatccaccccaaaatccgtGACACctaccccaaaatccaccccaaaatctctgaaatccagcccaaaatctctgaaatcccccccaaaatccagcccaaaatccccaaaatccaccccaaaatccaccccaaaatccaccccaaaatctccaaattcTATGCCAAAATCTCtgaaatccaccccaaattGCTGAAATCCCCgaaatccaccccaaattccatgccaggacccccaaaatcgacctgggatccccaaaatccaccccagagtctcccaaattccccaaaatccaccccaaaattcccctaaaaccaccccaggtccccaaaatctcccaaattcagcccaaaattctcCTGAGGGGCCAAAAATcgcccaaaattccccccaggagccccaaatttggggacatttgggggcatttggggaccTCCCAAGGGGACAAcgggggaggggacacagggggggacacaggtggcaatgggaggtgacacaggtggcaatgggaggtggcacaggtggcaaTGGGAGGTGGCAATGGAGGGGTTGAAGTGGGGGACacgacaacaacaacaaaatggGGGTGACAACGGTGACAATAACGGTGACAGTGGGGGGGAGGTGACAATCAGGGGGTGACAATTGGGAGGTGACAATGAAAAGTGACAGTGGTAGAGGTGACAAAGGGGAGGtgacaacagcaacaaaacaggGATGACAGCGGTGACGAGAACggtgacagaggtgacaccagtgacagTGGTGGCAGTGGTGACCGGGGTGACACCGGGGGGGGGTGTGACAATGTGGAGGTGACAAAGGTGACGACAATGGGAGAGGTGACAACAACAAAACGGGGGCGACGACAGCGGTGACAGAGGTGCCACCGGCGgggggggacagtgggggggaGGTGACACCGGTGTCCCCCGGGCAGGTCTGGGGTTCAGCATCGCGGGGGGCGTGGGCAACCAGCACATCCCGGGGGACAACAGCATCTACGTCACCAAGGTCATCGAGGGGGGGGCGGCGCACAAGGACGGGCGGCTGCAGGTCGGGGACAAGATCCTGGCCGTGagttggggacaccggggacaccgggggggatcggggggtgctggggacgttggggaggttggggacaccgggggggttgggggacattggggacatcaggggacattGGTGGGagttggggacaccggggggattggggacatcaCAGATTAAAGGAggactggggacattggggacatctggggacattggggcaATTgtggggcattggggacattgagggggttttggggacgttggggggatttgggggtgttggggacattgtgggggtGGCCGGGGTGGGGCGGTGGcgctgctgtccccatgtcccctccctgtgtccgtgtgtcccccgATCCCCTGGACCtgatgtccccaacccccccaatgtccccaacccccccaatgtcccccatgtccccagtcccaccaatgtccccagtgtccccaacagtgtccccaatgtccccaaggtgaaCAACGTCAGCCTGGAGGACGTCATGCACGAGGACGCGGTGGCGGCGCTCAAGAACACCTACGACGTGGTGTACCTGCGGGTGGCCAAGGCCACCGTGCCCGGCCTCGGGGACACCTACGGGCCCCCCGATGTCACCGGCTGTGAGTGACacgtggggacattggggacactggggacactggggacattgggaagagcttgggaaatttggggacactggggacatctgggaaattgggaacatcagggatttggggacattggtgaTGTTTGGGaacactggggacatttggggacattgaggacattGGAGACATCAGGGGGtgtttgggacattggggacattggggacattgggagggtttggagggattggggacattggggggatttggggacactggggagggacATCGGTGGTGGGACCCCCCTGTCcttgtgtccctgtccttgtcccttgtccccaaatgtccctttGTGTCCCTTTATGCCCAAATGTCCTTAATTTTcatcagtgtccccaaatgtccctaATGTCACAAATGTCGTCTTTTCCTGTGAtacctggctgtgtccctgatgtccccaagtgccccCAATGTCACAAACGTCCTGCATTCCTCTGATGTCCTCTGATGTCCCCAactgtccccacctgtccccacctgtccccagcctACTCGGCGCACCTGGACTCGGAGCTGCCCCCCCAGAGCTCCCCGTCCttgctgtccccactgtccccaatgtccccaacgtcaCAAATGTCCTGTTTTCATGTGAtaccccccaatgtccccaatgtccccagtgtccccacctgtcccctgatgtccccacctgtccccagcctACTCGGCCCACCTGGACTCGGAGCTGCCCCCCCAGAGCTTCCTGGGCCCCGAGTTCCCCCCGGCGCTGACCCCGACGTCCCCGCGGCGCTTCTCGCCCGgccccaaggagctgctgcccgACGACGacgtccccaggtgtgtccccaaatgtccccaaggtgtcaccgacgtccccagggctgtccccaaatgtccccaaggtgtcacccatgtccccaagggtcaCTCAGGGTCCCCGGGGCTCActcaggggtgtccccagtgtccttCTCGCCCGgccccaaggagctgctgcccgacgacacacctgggacaccccagtGTGTCAccgatgtccccaagggctctggagtgtccccaggtgccaccaatgtccctggagtgtccccagtgaccccaaactggTCCCACCCCACCCAGGGGCTCCCCAAGGTGAACATCAGCCTGGAGGACGTCATGCAAGATgtcccccgatgtccccagccccgagtgtccccagtcccccctttatccccagtgtccccaagtgtccccgacgtccccaaatgtccccgcTGCCGTCCCCAGGGACCCGCGGCGCATCGTGATCCCGCGCGGCTCCACCGGGCTGGGCTTCAACATCGTGGGCGGCGAGGACGGCGAGGGGATCTTCATCTCCTTCATCCTCGCCGGCGGCCCGGCCGACCTCAGCGGGGAGCTGCGCAAGGGCGACCAGATCCTCTCGgtgggtggccctggggacaccttggggacgcCCGGTGGCACCCGGGGACGTCGGGGGTGGCGGCGGAACGGGGCGGTTTGGGcgtttttttggggtttgtgtggagttttttggggtttttggtcgCCACCATCATCATCCTCGCCACGGGAAGGGGTCCCAGGCCacccccagggtgtccccagggtgtcacaACCccttggtggcacctggggacacctgggttgGAGGTGGAATGGGGCGgtttgggcattttttggggtttttttgggtttttggtctCCACCGTCATCATCCTCACTATGAGAAGGTGCCCTCGAGGTGCCCAgattgtccccagctgtccctaAATgtcctttttccccatttcccccctgaTTTggccccatttttcccccaattttcccccaaatttcccattttcgCCCATTTCCCTGCCCCAACCCTGTCCCCGAGTGCCACCACCGCGTCCctcgatgtccccaatgtccccgcaGGTGAACGGGGTCGATCTGCGCGGTGCCACCCACGAGCAGGCGGCGCTGGCGCTCAAGAACGCCGGGCAGTCGGTGACAATCGTGGCCCAGTACCGGCCCGAAGGTGACActgatgtccccaaatgtccccaaatgtccccaagggtgtCCCCGGTGACAATCGTGCCCCAGTACCGGCCCGAAGGtgacagccctgtccccagtgtccccaaatgtccccaagggtcACCAAAACCCCCTCAATGTCCTGAATCCCCCAATGATCCCAACcagcccaaaattcccaattttcccaaaacccccggaattcaccccaaaacccccattgTTTCACAGCACGGGAGCTTCGAGGCCAAGatcccccaaataccccaaaattcccaaaccccCTCAATGTCCTGAATCCCCCAAtgatccccaaattcccaattttcccaaaacccccggaattcaccccaaaatccgccccCATTTCAGAGTACGGGCGCTTTGAGGCCAAGATCCCCCCAAAagcccaaaaatatcccaaaaaatcccaattttctcaaatcccccaaacccctccttgACCccaaccaccccaaaattcccaattttcccaaaacccctggaattcaccccaaaatcccccccaaattccagagTACGGGCGCTTCGAGGCCAAGatcccccaaataccccaaaatatccccaaaaatcccaaaccctctCAATGTCCTGAATCCCCCaatgatcccaaaattcccaattttcccaaaagccccggaattcaccccaaaatcccccccaaattccagagTACGGGCGCTTCGAGGCCAAGATCCACGACCTgcgggagcagctcctgagcagcagcctcGGCTCCGGCAGCGCCTCCCTGCGCAG
The genomic region above belongs to Ammospiza caudacuta isolate bAmmCau1 chromosome 36, bAmmCau1.pri, whole genome shotgun sequence and contains:
- the DLG4 gene encoding disks large homolog 4 → MEYEEITLERGNSGLGFSIAGGTDNPHVGDDPGIFITKIIPGGAAAQDGRLRVNDSILFVNEADVREVPHSAAVEALKEAGAVVRLYVMRRKVPAERVVEVKLIKGPKGLGFSIAGGVGNQHIPGDNSIYVTKVIEGGAAHKDGRLQVGDKILAVNNVSLEDVMHEDAVAALKNTYDVVYLRVAKATVPGLGDTYGPPDVTGSYSAHLDSELPPQSFLGPEFPPALTPTSPRRFSPGPKELLPDDDVPRDPRRIVIPRGSTGLGFNIVGGEDGEGIFISFILAGGPADLSGELRKGDQILSVNGVDLRGATHEQAALALKNAGQSVTIVAQYRPEEYGRFEAKIHDLREQLLSSSLGSGSASLRSDPKRGFYVRALFDYDKAKDVGFLSQALSFRFGDVLHVLDASDEEWWQARLVLPPQQPPDIGFVPSKRRVERREWTRLKAKDRGPGAQGREDAVLSYETVTQMEVHYARPIIILGPTKDRVNDDLLSEFPEKFGSCVPHTTRPKREYEVDGRDYHFVASRERMEKDIQGHKFIEAGQYNSHLYGTSVQSVREVAEQGKHCILDVSANAVRRLQAAQLHPIAIFIRPKSLQNVLEISKRVSEEQARKAFDRATKLEQEFTECFSAMVEGDSFEEIYHKVKRVIEDLSGPFIWVPARERL